Proteins from a single region of Stigmatella erecta:
- a CDS encoding ARPP-2 domain-containing protein, with product MTRSAVVSKRLLPVGLRLAPSQVWGSIRLVPVLRDQVPGDLRFTRRTYGDNAAVVTLEGERMAPGVKYVSYVPHGLVMDWDDRSAEVTVDTRLQSSDGKVLKKNNLSLRVLHRMAHREDKNRLRLLPLHLAMEGFLAQSFGGPETAWSEYSSQALSEGLNPRHEWSVLGWVSTAFSEALRIFEIHEQQVGVLIFHADLLLSASIVSHPEDYRALHRALLEDFYGDLLLQYGFLGDVPVLGLSVDDTAVSSVGELRTAIEHMRAHWAEFHGSMAGGLIGADVYAHTVYEAGPFHLQRFVTSLVPSEENHIGEFIQRGDGTLEYLKTYRLSAAQTRRAYLLKHLAEGAWNLERTAALLNTSRDDLVLRLQNAGFGYLLKEHVLLEAARRQARR from the coding sequence ATGACACGGTCAGCGGTGGTCTCGAAGCGCCTCCTGCCGGTGGGACTCCGGCTCGCGCCCTCCCAGGTCTGGGGCAGCATCCGCCTGGTGCCGGTCCTGAGGGATCAGGTGCCGGGAGACCTGCGCTTCACCCGGCGCACGTATGGCGACAATGCGGCCGTCGTCACGCTCGAGGGCGAGCGGATGGCGCCTGGCGTCAAGTACGTCTCCTATGTGCCCCATGGGCTGGTGATGGACTGGGACGACCGGAGCGCGGAGGTGACGGTGGACACGCGCCTCCAGTCCTCGGATGGCAAGGTCCTGAAGAAGAACAACCTCTCCCTCCGGGTGCTGCACCGCATGGCACACCGGGAGGACAAGAACCGCCTGCGCCTGTTGCCCTTGCACCTGGCGATGGAGGGGTTTCTGGCCCAGTCCTTCGGCGGGCCGGAGACGGCCTGGAGCGAGTACTCCTCGCAGGCGCTCTCCGAGGGCTTGAATCCCCGGCACGAGTGGTCGGTGCTGGGCTGGGTGAGCACGGCCTTCAGCGAGGCCCTGCGCATCTTCGAGATCCACGAACAGCAGGTGGGCGTGCTCATCTTCCACGCGGACCTGCTGTTGTCGGCCTCCATCGTCTCTCACCCCGAGGACTACCGCGCGCTGCACCGGGCCTTGCTGGAGGACTTCTACGGAGATCTGCTGCTCCAGTACGGCTTCCTGGGGGATGTTCCCGTGCTGGGGCTCTCCGTCGATGACACGGCCGTCTCGTCCGTGGGCGAGCTGCGGACCGCCATCGAGCACATGCGCGCGCACTGGGCCGAGTTCCACGGAAGCATGGCAGGGGGGCTCATCGGCGCGGACGTTTATGCCCACACCGTGTACGAGGCGGGGCCCTTTCACCTCCAGCGGTTCGTCACCTCCCTGGTCCCCTCGGAGGAGAACCACATCGGTGAGTTCATCCAGCGGGGAGACGGCACGCTCGAATATCTCAAGACGTACCGCCTCTCAGCCGCACAGACCCGGCGGGCCTACCTGCTCAAGCACCTGGCGGAAGGGGCGTGGAACCTGGAGCGCACGGCGGCGCTCCTAAATACCTCCCGGGATGACCTGGTGCTGCGCCTGCAGAACGCGGGCTTTGGCTATCTGCTCAAGGAGCACGTGCTCCTGGAGGCCGCGCGGCGGCAGGCCCGCCGGTAG